From a single Saimiri boliviensis isolate mSaiBol1 chromosome 7, mSaiBol1.pri, whole genome shotgun sequence genomic region:
- the PFDN5 gene encoding prefoldin subunit 5: protein MAQSINITELNLPQLEMLKNQLDQEVEFLSTSIAQLKVVQTKYVEAKDCLNVLNKSNEGKELLVPLTSSMYVPGKLHDVEHVLIDVGTGYYVEKTAEDAKDFFKRKIDFLTKQMEKIQPALQEKHAMKQAVVEMMSQKIQQLTALGAAQATAKA, encoded by the exons ATGGCGCAATCGATTAACATCACGGAGCTGAATCTGCCGCAGCTAGAAATGCTCAAAAACCAGCTGGACCAG GAAGTGGAGTTCTTGTCCACGTCCATTGCCCAGCTCAAAGTGGTACAGACCAAGTATGTGGAAGCCAAGGACTGTCTGAACGTGCTGAACAAGAGCAACGAGG GGAAAGAATTACTCGTCCCACTGACGAGTTCT ATGTATGTCCCTGGGAAGCTGCATGATGTGGAGCACGTGCTCATCGATGTGGGAACTGGGTACTATGTAGAGAAg ACAGCTGAGGATGCCAAGGACTTTTTCAAGAGGAAGATAGATTTTCTGACCAAGCAGATGGAGAAAATCCAACCAGCTCTCCAGGAGAAGCACGCCATGAAACAGG CTGTCGTGGAAATGATGAGCCAGAAGATTCAGCAGCTCACAGCCCTGGGGGCAGCTCAGGCTACTGCTAAGGCCTGa
- the MYG1 gene encoding MYG1 exonuclease isoform X2 — MGHRFLRGYYKLLLPLPPRYTQRHLFVPESVPPSKRPCSKLMAPPRIGTHNGTFHCDEALACALLRLLPEYRDAEIVRTRDPEKLASCDIVVDVGGEYDPQRHRYDHHQRSFTETMSSLCPGKPWQTKLSSAGLIYLHFGHKLLAQLLGTSEDDSVVGTLYDKMYENFVEEVDAVDNGISQWAEGEPRYAVTTTLSARVARLNPTWSQPNQDTEVDPSGEIVELAKGGCPWKEHLYHLESGLSPPVAIMFVIYTDQAGQWRVQSVPKELHSFQSRLPLPEPWRGLRDKALDQVSGIPGCIFVHASGFIGGHCTREGALSMARATLAQRSHLPQIS, encoded by the exons ATGGGCCACCGCTTCCTGCGCGGCTACTATaagctgctgctgccgctgccacCCCGCTATACCCAGCGCCACCTGTTCGTCCCAGAGTCCGTCCCGCCCTCAAAGCGACCCTGCAGCAAACTCATGGCACCGCCCCGAATCGGGACCCACAATGGCACCTTCCACTGCGACGAAGCACTGGCATGCGCACTGCTTCGCCTGCTGCCAGAGTACCGG GATGCAGAGATTGTGCGGACCCGGGACCCCGAAAAACTCGCTTCCTGTGACATCGTGGTGGACGTGGGGGGCGAGTACGACCCTCAGAGACACCGATATGACCATCACCAGAG gtCTTTCACAGAGACCATGAGCTCCCTGTGCCCTGGGAAGCCATGGCAGACCAAGCTGAGCAGTGCGGGACTCATCTATCTACACTTCGGGCACAAGCTGCTGGCCCAGTTGCTGGGCACTAGTGAAGACGACAGTGTGGTGGGCACCCTCTATGACAAG ATGTATGAGAACTTTGTGGAGGAGGTGGACGCAGTGGACAATGGGATCTCCCAGTGGGCAGAAGGGGAGCCTCGATACGCAGTGACCACTACCCTGAGTGCACGAGTTGCTCGACTTAATCCTACCTGGAGCCAGCCCAATCAAGACACCGAG GTGGACCCAAGTGGGGAGATTGTGGAACTGGCGAAAGGTGGATGTCCCTGGAAAGAGCATCTCTACCACCTGGAATCTGGGCTGTCCCCTCCAGTGGCCATCATGTTTGTTATCTACACTGACCAGGCTGGACAATGGCGAGTACAGTCTGTGCCCAAGGAGCTCCACTCATTCCAAAGCCG GCTGCCCCTGCCAGAGCCATGGCGGGGTCTCCGGGACAAGGCCCTGGACCAGGTCAGTGGGATCCCTGGCTGCATCTTCGTCCATGCCAGCGGCTTCATTGGCGGTCACTGCACCCGAGAGGGTGCCTTGAGCATGGCCCGTGCCACCTTGGCCCAGCGCTCACACCTCCCACAAATCTCCTAG
- the MYG1 gene encoding MYG1 exonuclease isoform X1, producing the protein MGHRFLRGYYKLLLPLPPRYTQRHLFVPESVPPSKRPCSKLMAPPRIGTHNGTFHCDEALACALLRLLPEYRDAEIVRTRDPEKLASCDIVVDVGGEYDPQRHRYDHHQRSFTETMSSLCPGKPWQTKLSSAGLIYLHFGHKLLAQLLGTSEDDSVVGTLYDKMYENFVEEVDAVDNGISQWAEGEPRYAVTTTLSARVARLNPTWSQPNQDTEAGFKRAMNLVQEEFLQRLDFYQHSWLPARALVEEALAQRFQVDPSGEIVELAKGGCPWKEHLYHLESGLSPPVAIMFVIYTDQAGQWRVQSVPKELHSFQSRLPLPEPWRGLRDKALDQVSGIPGCIFVHASGFIGGHCTREGALSMARATLAQRSHLPQIS; encoded by the exons ATGGGCCACCGCTTCCTGCGCGGCTACTATaagctgctgctgccgctgccacCCCGCTATACCCAGCGCCACCTGTTCGTCCCAGAGTCCGTCCCGCCCTCAAAGCGACCCTGCAGCAAACTCATGGCACCGCCCCGAATCGGGACCCACAATGGCACCTTCCACTGCGACGAAGCACTGGCATGCGCACTGCTTCGCCTGCTGCCAGAGTACCGG GATGCAGAGATTGTGCGGACCCGGGACCCCGAAAAACTCGCTTCCTGTGACATCGTGGTGGACGTGGGGGGCGAGTACGACCCTCAGAGACACCGATATGACCATCACCAGAG gtCTTTCACAGAGACCATGAGCTCCCTGTGCCCTGGGAAGCCATGGCAGACCAAGCTGAGCAGTGCGGGACTCATCTATCTACACTTCGGGCACAAGCTGCTGGCCCAGTTGCTGGGCACTAGTGAAGACGACAGTGTGGTGGGCACCCTCTATGACAAG ATGTATGAGAACTTTGTGGAGGAGGTGGACGCAGTGGACAATGGGATCTCCCAGTGGGCAGAAGGGGAGCCTCGATACGCAGTGACCACTACCCTGAGTGCACGAGTTGCTCGACTTAATCCTACCTGGAGCCAGCCCAATCAAGACACCGAG GCAGGCTTCAAGCGTGCAATGAATCTGGTTCAAGAGGAGTTTCTGCAGAGATTAGATTTCTACCAACACAGTTGGCTGCCAGCCCGGGCCTTGGTGGAAGAGGCCCTTGCCCAGCGATTCCAG GTGGACCCAAGTGGGGAGATTGTGGAACTGGCGAAAGGTGGATGTCCCTGGAAAGAGCATCTCTACCACCTGGAATCTGGGCTGTCCCCTCCAGTGGCCATCATGTTTGTTATCTACACTGACCAGGCTGGACAATGGCGAGTACAGTCTGTGCCCAAGGAGCTCCACTCATTCCAAAGCCG GCTGCCCCTGCCAGAGCCATGGCGGGGTCTCCGGGACAAGGCCCTGGACCAGGTCAGTGGGATCCCTGGCTGCATCTTCGTCCATGCCAGCGGCTTCATTGGCGGTCACTGCACCCGAGAGGGTGCCTTGAGCATGGCCCGTGCCACCTTGGCCCAGCGCTCACACCTCCCACAAATCTCCTAG